The Microcystis aeruginosa NIES-843 sequence AGATACACCAATCGCTTCTTTCACTAACCATAGAAGTGATACGATTCTTACCCGTTGCAGGAATCCAACGCACCGAATCAATTGCTTCTAAAGCTAATTCCCGGAATCCTTCCACGGAAGCAAACCATTGTTCCGTTGCGCGGAAAATTGTCGGTTTTTTGGTTCTCCAATCGTAGGGATATTTATGCTGATATGCTTCTTCTTTAAGTAACGCACCCTTTTCTGTCAGTGCTAAAATGATTGCTTCATTAGCATCTTTCAAGACATTTAAACCCGCAAATTGTCCCGCTTCTGCGGTGAAATTTCCCTTATCATCCACGGGAGAAAGTATCGGTAAACCGTAACGTTGACCGACGATATAATCCTCCTGACCATGGCCAGGGGCCGTATGAACTAATCCGGTACCAGAATCAGTGGTGACATAATCCCCACCGATGAGAATAGCACTTTCTCTGTCAAACAAAGGATGACGATATTTAGTATGTTCTAATTCCAGACCTTTAACCGTTGCTTTAATCGTCAAAGTCCTGTTAAAAGTGTCGGCCAATTTTTCGACTAAATCCGTCGCTACAATTAGATAATTAGACTCGCTAGTTTCCACCACTGAATAGTTTAATTCTGGGTTCAATGCGACGGCCAAATTCCCGGGTAAAGTCCAGGGAGTAGTCGTCCAGATAGCGACGGATAAATTAGGCAAAAATGGCCTTAAAACCGGGGTTGAAACTGACGTAATCGGAAAAGCAACATAGACACTGCGGGAAGTGTGACCTTCGGGATATTCTAATTCTGCCTCAGCTAAAGCGGTTTGAGAACTAGGACTCCAGTGAACCGGTTTTAGTCCCCGATAAATATAACCTTTCAGGGCCATTTTTCCGAATACGGCAATTTGAGCGGCCTCGTATTCCGGTTGTAGGGTTAAATAGGGATTTTCCCAGTCTCCCCAGACTCCATACCTTTTGAAACCTTCACACTGTTCTTTTTGCGTTTGAAGGGCAAAATCGTGGGCTTTCTGACGTAATTTCACAGGGGTTAGACCCTCTTTTTCCGAGCTTTTGAGACTTTGTAAAACCTTCAGTTCGATCGGCAACCCGTGACAATCCCAACCTGGCACATAGCGCACTTTGTAGCCTTGCAGCAGTTTATATTTATTGATAATGTCTTTGAGAATTTTATTTAAAGCATGACCGATATGCAGAGACCCGTTAGCGTAGGGTGGTCCATCGTGGAGAATAAATAATTCTTTGGGGTTATTTTGCGCTAATTTCTCATATATTTGCTCATCTTGCCAGAATTTCTGGATTTCTGGCTCACGTTTACTGGCATTTGCTCGCATATCAAAGTCAGTTTGGGGCAAATTAACGGTATCTTTGTAACTTTTAGCGTTGGACATTCTGGCAAACCTATGGATATCAATCGTTTTCGGGATTCATTCCTAAATAACGTCCCTTTGAGAGTCGTTATCTCTATTCTGTCACATAATTGTAGTATAAGTATTACAAGTGACAATCATTGATCTATCAGTCTAGCGAGATTGAGTCCAAGAGCAATGATTCCGAAAGGCTATAATTCAGTTATTCGAGAATAGGGAGCATGAGGACCATGGTGACGAATCCTAATTTTTTTTATGTCTCTCCAGAAGTGTATCTAGAAGGGGAAAGAGTCAGTCCGATCAAGCACGAGTACCGAAAAGGACAGATTTATGCGATGGTAGGGGCAAAAAAGCCGCATATCGTTTTATCGGCCAATTTAGCCAAGGTTTTAGGCAATCATCTCGATGATAGTCCCTGTCTTGTTCTCACTTCCGATATCAAAGTCCGGTTAGAGGAGGCAAATTGTTATTATTATCCCGATATTGCGGTGGTTTGTGACGAGAGAGAGATTAACAATACCGATGATTTTATTCTCTATCCCGTTCTGATTATTGAAGTATTATCGAAATCTACGGAATCCTTTGATAGGGGTGATAAATTTAGCGATTATCAAACCTGTCCCACCTTAAAAGAATACATTCTTATCCATCAAAACCAGATGAAAATTGAATGTCACCGTCGCGAGGATTCGGGAATCTGGAAAGAACAGATCTATGAAGCCGGGGATGCGGTAGAATTCACCACTGTAGGATTCCGGGGATCGATCGCTTCTATCTATCGCAAAGTCCCCGGTTTGGTATGATTGCCATTCTTTCTTGACATCGCACTTTTATGTCTCTAGGGATAAGGGTAGATCTGTCTCCCTTTGCCTAAAAACCGAGATTATCAAGCATTTAATTCTATTTGTCAAACCTGTAGGAAGTTTTCCTTTTGGGTAGCTGTCCGTCAATACCAAATTAGGTTAGGGTCTGCTGAAAAAGTTTTTCCTAGGGGCAGGGTGTAGGGTGTGGGGTGTGGGGTGTGGGGTTTTACCGATTTTGAGGGGGTCAATTACCTAATTTTCAGGGAAAAAGTCCCTGAATTTACCCCTGATCACTCCCATATCTGGTACTTTTTGAGGGGAAAAAAGTCCAAAAGTCTTATCCAACAAGGTTTTTAGATTTATTCAGCAACCCCTAATTACTGTCATAATATTTCTCAAAAAAAGAGGAGAAAAAAGCAAGTTCTGCCCTTCTCTCCTCCAGTCTAGCGATTAATTACATTGAAACAGCAGTGAGTAATTTTTAATTACTATTCACCGCTTTAGTAAGCACCGTTATTTTTGGGAAAAACCACAACACCGATAGTTCTGAAGATTACCCAGATATCGGTTAACCAGTTACGCGAATTAACGTAATACACATCCATCTGCACCCGCAGGGGATAGGGTATGTCATTACGTCCCGAAACTTGCCATAAACCAGTCAAACCGGGGCGAATAGTTAAAACTTTGTCGATGCGATTGCCATATTTCTGCAATTCTTCGGGAACTAAAGGCCGCGGACCGACGACGCTCATATCTCCTCGCAGGACGTTCCAGAATTGGGGAAACTCGTCTAAACTGGTTAAGCGGAGAAACTTGCCAATCCAAGTTATACGGGGATCGTCCTTAAGCTTGAAATTATCCTCGAATTCCGCCCGCAGTTGGGGAGAGTCTTCCATCAGTCTCTCTAATACCTTATCCGCATCCATTACCATAGTACGGAATTTAATACAGTTGAAATGCTGGAAGTTTTGACCGACGCGCTTCTGCACATAGAAGACCGGACCGGGGGAACTAATCGCGATCAATAAGGCTAAGATTAAATAAAGCGGCGAAAAGAAAATTAGAACCGATAGGGAGAAAACGATATCGAATAATCGTTTTGAGGTATCGCCGTCTAAAGCTATTAACCAAGATTTTTGATGCCGTCTACCAGAGACCGAAGGTTTGAACCCTCGCTTCATCAAAGCTTGTAGAGCCTTGACGGAGATAAGTTGGCTATTAGCAGTCATCTTACTCCTTCACATCACACACACCACACAGTACCCATGATAAAGCCACAAGACCGAAAAAACAAGTCTTCAGTCCAATGGCCATTTTAGAGCCTTTGTACTGAACAATCTCTAATTAGGGTTTGCGGCAAAAAGTTTGTTGGTGGGGTTAGGAGTCAGCAGTCAGCATTCAGGAGTCAGTAGTCAGAATTCAGGAGATTATTTTTATTTATTCTCCCCGCTCCCATCTCCCCCGCTCCCCGCTCCCCGCTCCCTTCTCCCCTGCTCTCCTATACCTTTTAAACAGGATTTAGTATTAAGCTAAGACGTATTTAAACCGCTTATTCTTAGATTAGCCGAATCTCCCCCCCTTGCCCTACCCCGACGTGGTAGGGTTGATTCATTTAAATTAAGTACAGCGGATTTTGAGTCAATAAATTTGAATGAAAATTCTCAAGTTTATCTTTTTCTAATCAAAAGAGTTAGTGACAATAACTAATCTTTAATCCTCTGCCAATATTGATTATGAATAAATTGATAAAGCTTGTTCCCAAGCCACTAAAAGCCTATCTCTCTTCAAATTGTCTGAGAGTACATCCTGTTAATTTAGCTAATTTTTCTGCTTCTTACGTCGATAAAACTATCAGTTTTTCCCAACGTTCAGCTAACCACCTCTGTCCCTCTGTTATTGAGAGAAAACCCAAACCTCTGAAAAGATTCAATCCTATAGTTGTGAGAATTGACCAATTGCTGGCCGCTTGAAAATCACTTATCTCGCTTTTATCTTCCTCAAAAATTACATCTTTTACCCAATGTAACTGATTTTCTATTTTCCAATGTCCTCGAATAATTTTAGCAAATACTTGGGCGGATTCGGTTAGGCTACTGATATAGTAAGCTGTTTCTTCATAAGTTTTATCCCCGCGACTACCCCTTCTTTCTACTTTAATAATTCGGCGCAGATTTTCAAACCCTTGTCTTTCATTTTTCCTCACTTTAAAAACTTCTATTTTTCTGGATATTTTTCGTCCATGACTATTGTCTTGTTCAAGAAAACAACTTTCTGGCTTTGAGGAATTACTCAGGTCTTGTATTCGCTTATAAAGATTTTTCTGATTTCCTTTAACGGTGATAACATAGTCATTTTTACTCTTGGCTATTAAGCTGATTGTTTTTTTCTGACAGTGTAAAGCATCCCCAGTAAAAACTTTATTTTGAAGAGTGCAATCCTCAATTATAGCTTGACCTTCGTCGATTTCAGACCCTTTTTTGTTTTCAATTCTTTTTAAGTGTAATACCAAGCCACTTTCTTGACTAAACAATGAGACAAACATAATAAAATTTTCTTGTTCATTGTTAGGATTCTTTAGAGTGTTTTTGAGACTTTTTCCATCTATGTCTAGCCAATTTATATCACTTCTTTGTCCATATTCTTGTAATGCCCATTCCTTAAACATTTTTAACAAAATCTGCCATTCAACTCCCATCATTACCCTTCTAATTGTTGAATAGGATGGGACTCTTTCTGGAATTATGTTAAATTCTTGACTGAGCCTGTGCCGATTATTTTTAGCAAACTCTCCTAGCTCTCTATAACCTGAGTATCCTAGCATTGTTCCCCGTATTATTACTACTAATACTATCCATAAAGGGTGTCTTTTTCCTTTATCTTTCCGAAAGTCCTTGACTTGTTTCAGTTTTTCTATTAAGCTCAACATATATTTGAAAAGTTGCCGGTCACTCCTCATTTTACAAAGACAGTGATCGCTTTTACTTTTGATATTCTGATGGGAGAATGAAACAGCCCTACCCGACGTGGGGGTTGGGGGGTGTTGCCCTTTGCAAGAGTGCCTCTTGCCTCGTCTCAACAAGCAATTTAAATTACGAACAGCTTATAGGACGTTTTTGAACCACCAAAAATTAATTATGCAAGAGGTTTAATAAATAAAAGGGCATCAGCAAATGATGCCCTGTGGCTGAATATTTAAGTAGTTACAGATTTAATCCTAAGGATGAAGTATGCTCTTGTGTGCGCTCGTCTCCTGACTCGGAGAATTCTGACTCCCGAAAACGAAAACTTTATACTTCATCATTAAGATAAATCCCCTGCTTAGGCAGTGCGTTTTTTCATACTACCTAGTTCTCGAATGCCTAACCAACCGATCAAACTATAGCAAATCGATAGCAACATACTTTGAATACCAATTCTTAACCACTGTTTCAAAGCCTCTAAGTTAGCTTGGCTTTCTGCCTGTTTTCGTCGATCTTGCAGCTGAGTTTGTAGCTGATTTTTGATCTCATCTAATCGCTGTTTAAACTCCTTCGGTTTTTTGGATAAATCCCGTAAATTAGTTAATTGTTCTCTTTGTTGGCGGAGGGTCTGTAACTGTTCCGTGTTGATCGGTTGTCCTTGGAAACGACCAGTTTCAATCACTTGAGTTCTCTGAGATATCTGCTGTTCTAATAGTTGGGGATTTTGCGATAGAGTATTTAACTGGGCTAAGAAAGCCTGAATTTGTCCCTCTCCTTGGTCAACACCCTGTTCAATTTGAGTCAAAGCGTTGTTTTTAATCTGGTTGATATTATTGATATGAACAGGAATCATCAACAGAAAAACTAAGCCTAACAGTGTGGAAAGAATAAAAATCGGCCAACGCAATTCAAAGCGGGATTTTCTAGGAATGACATCTCTATTGTTAGCGTCAATCCAGTAAGCGATTAAAACGAGAACGATACCCAGGAGAGGAACAATTCCTCGATCGACAAAGGTGGTGACGAACCCTACCTGCCATTGGGATTGACTGAATCGATAGGGCAGCGGCAGGATAAACCCATCCAAAAGGAAGGAAATAATGAAAACCAATCCCGTTAATTTCAGGGACAAAGAAGTAAAGCTGTTCATCGAAAAAATGGGTCTGAAACCCCGCCCTTTAGCGATAGCGGAGGGCGGCTTTATATAAGTTAGTGAGAAACAATTAAACCGTTAGAACGACGGATTAACTGAATCTTGCTAACAGCTATCTGTCCCAATCGTTGACCATTGGTATCGCTTACAGATAGCTGTTTTTCGGTATCTCCACTGACATAACCAATTCCTTTGGGAGAAGAAACTAAATCTCC is a genomic window containing:
- a CDS encoding sugar transferase, translated to MTANSQLISVKALQALMKRGFKPSVSGRRHQKSWLIALDGDTSKRLFDIVFSLSVLIFFSPLYLILALLIAISSPGPVFYVQKRVGQNFQHFNCIKFRTMVMDADKVLERLMEDSPQLRAEFEDNFKLKDDPRITWIGKFLRLTSLDEFPQFWNVLRGDMSVVGPRPLVPEELQKYGNRIDKVLTIRPGLTGLWQVSGRNDIPYPLRVQMDVYYVNSRNWLTDIWVIFRTIGVVVFPKNNGAY
- a CDS encoding ISAs1 family transposase, translated to MLSLIEKLKQVKDFRKDKGKRHPLWIVLVVIIRGTMLGYSGYRELGEFAKNNRHRLSQEFNIIPERVPSYSTIRRVMMGVEWQILLKMFKEWALQEYGQRSDINWLDIDGKSLKNTLKNPNNEQENFIMFVSLFSQESGLVLHLKRIENKKGSEIDEGQAIIEDCTLQNKVFTGDALHCQKKTISLIAKSKNDYVITVKGNQKNLYKRIQDLSNSSKPESCFLEQDNSHGRKISRKIEVFKVRKNERQGFENLRRIIKVERRGSRGDKTYEETAYYISSLTESAQVFAKIIRGHWKIENQLHWVKDVIFEEDKSEISDFQAASNWSILTTIGLNLFRGLGFLSITEGQRWLAERWEKLIVLST
- a CDS encoding HpsJ family protein, translating into MNSFTSLSLKLTGLVFIISFLLDGFILPLPYRFSQSQWQVGFVTTFVDRGIVPLLGIVLVLIAYWIDANNRDVIPRKSRFELRWPIFILSTLLGLVFLLMIPVHINNINQIKNNALTQIEQGVDQGEGQIQAFLAQLNTLSQNPQLLEQQISQRTQVIETGRFQGQPINTEQLQTLRQQREQLTNLRDLSKKPKEFKQRLDEIKNQLQTQLQDRRKQAESQANLEALKQWLRIGIQSMLLSICYSLIGWLGIRELGSMKKRTA
- a CDS encoding Uma2 family endonuclease — translated: MVTNPNFFYVSPEVYLEGERVSPIKHEYRKGQIYAMVGAKKPHIVLSANLAKVLGNHLDDSPCLVLTSDIKVRLEEANCYYYPDIAVVCDEREINNTDDFILYPVLIIEVLSKSTESFDRGDKFSDYQTCPTLKEYILIHQNQMKIECHRREDSGIWKEQIYEAGDAVEFTTVGFRGSIASIYRKVPGLV